One genomic segment of Streptomyces sp. RerS4 includes these proteins:
- a CDS encoding MarR family transcriptional regulator — protein MDTQGTDDTADARDDEAISRFVERFAAQLTEAGMQRMASRVFARLLASDSGAMTSAELGGALRISPAAVSGAISYLTQVGMVSREREPGSRRDRYVLHNELWYETFTQRDQVLALFEKTLRDGAAGLGPDSPAGTRVAETAAFFAFLQDEMRGLMDRWRKHRAGLNLP, from the coding sequence ATGGATACACAGGGCACGGACGACACGGCCGACGCACGGGACGACGAGGCCATCTCCCGCTTCGTCGAGCGGTTCGCCGCGCAGCTGACCGAGGCGGGCATGCAGCGGATGGCCTCCCGCGTCTTCGCCCGGCTCCTCGCGAGCGACAGCGGCGCCATGACCTCCGCCGAACTCGGCGGGGCACTGCGGATCAGCCCGGCGGCCGTCTCGGGCGCGATCTCCTACCTGACGCAGGTCGGCATGGTCAGCCGCGAACGCGAGCCGGGTTCACGCCGCGACCGCTACGTCCTGCACAACGAGCTCTGGTACGAGACCTTCACCCAGCGCGACCAGGTCCTCGCCCTCTTCGAGAAGACCCTCCGCGACGGCGCGGCCGGCCTCGGCCCGGACTCCCCGGCGGGCACGCGGGTCGCGGAGACGGCGGCGTTCTTCGCCTTCCTCCAAGACGAGATGCGCGGCCTGATGGACCGCTGGCGCAAGCACCGCGCGGGCCTGAACCTGCCGTAA
- a CDS encoding VOC family protein, with product MEQRVTLITLGVADLGRSRAFYEALGWRGQEVEETVFFQAGGLGVVLWGREKLALDCGLDGAGTGTGTGFGGVVLAHNLRSPDEVDALLAAARQAGATVTKPAGATSYGGYAGCFADPDGHLWEIAHNPGFLLAEDGTVTVPDFGSL from the coding sequence ATGGAGCAGCGCGTCACTCTCATCACCCTGGGCGTCGCCGATCTCGGGCGGTCCCGGGCGTTCTACGAGGCCCTGGGCTGGCGGGGGCAGGAGGTCGAGGAGACCGTCTTCTTCCAGGCGGGCGGCCTCGGGGTGGTCCTGTGGGGGCGCGAGAAGCTCGCGTTGGACTGCGGGCTCGACGGTGCCGGTACCGGTACCGGCACCGGTTTCGGGGGCGTCGTTCTGGCGCACAACCTGCGCTCCCCGGACGAGGTGGACGCGCTCCTCGCGGCGGCGCGGCAGGCCGGGGCCACCGTCACCAAGCCGGCCGGGGCGACGTCCTACGGCGGCTACGCGGGCTGCTTCGCCGACCCGGACGGGCACCTGTGGGAGATCGCCCACAACCCGGGCTTCCTCCTGGCCGAGGACGGGACCGTGACCGTCCCCGACTTCGGGTCGCTGTAG
- a CDS encoding VOC family protein, whose product MFQDSKAFSGFSVDDLDEARRFYGDTLGLRVSDDNGMLALHLAGDTTVLVYPKDNHEPASFTILNFPVDDVERAVDALTAAGVRMERYPEFEADDKGIVRVEDGPTIAWFKDPAGNVLSVLEPM is encoded by the coding sequence ATGTTCCAGGACAGCAAGGCGTTCAGCGGCTTCTCGGTCGACGACCTCGACGAGGCCCGGCGGTTCTACGGGGACACGCTCGGCCTGCGTGTCTCCGACGACAACGGGATGCTCGCCCTGCACCTCGCCGGCGACACCACCGTGCTCGTGTACCCGAAGGACAACCACGAGCCCGCGAGCTTCACGATCCTCAACTTCCCCGTGGACGACGTCGAGCGCGCCGTCGACGCGCTGACCGCCGCCGGGGTCCGCATGGAGCGCTACCCGGAGTTCGAGGCGGACGACAAGGGCATCGTCCGCGTCGAGGACGGGCCGACCATCGCCTGGTTCAAGGACCCGGCCGGCAACGTCCTGTCCGTCCTCGAACCGATGTGA